One stretch of Brachyhypopomus gauderio isolate BG-103 unplaced genomic scaffold, BGAUD_0.2 sc57, whole genome shotgun sequence DNA includes these proteins:
- the lrrc18b gene encoding leucine-rich repeat-containing protein 18: MAKGKKKSSEPKGKKVTLKMAKSAMKLTVDGKRRLDLSNMEIATFPKCILKLCDVDELDLSRNVLKKLPDSIGTFINLRWLDLHSNRLEQLPEAIGCLQKLQSLNVCNNLLSTWGIPHELGLLGNLQSLNLGLNRIESLPTCVGALKELRQLGLFNNLLVHLPQWLHQLPNMQTLNVKCNPFAPDTPPKLDPIQRVGCLYLVRETCLCSDCLEKCKEERGRMENRQGCVPVQRKAIIARLAAPNSVALND, from the coding sequence ATGGCGAAGGGCAAAAAGAAATCAAGTGAACCGAAAGGCAAAAAAGTCACGCTCAAGATGGCCAAGAGCGCCATGAAGCTCACCGTGGATGGGAAGCGGCGTCTGGACCTCAGCAACATGGAGATCGCCACCTTCCCCAAGTGCATCCTGAAGCTGTGTGACGTGGACGAGCTGGACCTGAGCCGCAACGTCCTGAAGAAGCTTCCGGACAGCATCGGCACGTTCATCAACCTGCGCTGGCTGGACCTCCACAGCAACCGGCTGGAGCAGCTGCCCGAAGCCATCGGGTGCCTGCAGAAGCTACAGAGCCTCAACGTGTGCAACAACCTGCTGTCCACCTGGGGCATCCCGCATGAGCTGGGCCTTCTGGGGAACCTGCAGAGCCTCAACCTGGGTCTGAACCGCATCGAGAGCCTCCCGACCTGCGTGGGTGCCCTGAAGGAGCTCCGCCAGCTGGGCCTCTTCAACAACCTCCTGGTGCACCTCCCGCAGTGGCTCCACCAGCTGCCCAACATGCAAACCCTCAACGTCAAGTGCAACCCATTTGCTCCAGACACGCCCCCTAAGCTGGACCCCATTCAGAGGGTGGGCTGCCTCTACCTGGTCAGGGAGACCTGCCTGTGTAGCGACTGCCTGGAGAAGTGTAAGGAGGAGAGAGGCAGGATGGAGAACAGGCAGGGCTGTGTCCCAGTTCAGAGGAAGGCCATCATCGCCAGGCTGGCTGCGCCCAACTCCGTGGCCCTGAATGATTGA